The following is a genomic window from Thioclava electrotropha.
CTTGCGTAGCTCCACTGTCGAGCAGCAATAGATAAAACTCCTCGAACTGCTCGTCCCGGCCCCCAGGGTCATCGCGACCGGTGAACAATGCAAGCCGCTGATGTGCGTTCTCGAACGTAGACCTGCGCTGGTTGGTGCCGTCACGCGCAGCCCCCGCGTCTAGGAAAAAGAGAGCCGCTAGCACCGCGTACGGAAACCGCCGGTGCAGGGTCACTGCTTCGATGAGCATGTCCCCACGCCGGTTGATCAAGTTCTTCTGGAAGTTGCCCGATCTGGCATCGCGGTAGTTGATTGTCTTGATGGAGATCCCGAGGAGCAGTCCGCTTTCTTCGGTCGCCCATGTCACATCGACCTTCTTGGCTCCAATGCCTCCTGCCATGCGCCGCTCCGCGCCGGTGTCTCCTGTGACGCCCGGAGGAGCAGGGCGTGCGCCGGCCAAGCCTCGCTGACGTAATTCCTCTGCAATGGCTTCGGCGACGGCCTGAGAAACACGCTCCGAAAAAGACTTCTTCTGCGCCTGAGTGGCAGTGTCTGGCGGTTTCGCGCCAACTCGGTTCAGGGCGGCTTCGAGGAGATCATCTACTCTGGCCATTGCCACCCCGCACTTTCCGCCTGTTGAAGAGAACCTCTCGCGCCTGCCGCAAGTTCGCGAGCGTCGCGTCCGTCACGCCTTCGAGCACAATCGGGTCAACCAACATGCATGCCTCTTCGAGCCGCCCACTGCGAAGGGCAGAACCCAGCTGAGGCTTGATCGCCTGAAGCCGATCCTTCTTCTCATTGACAACCTCAAGTGATGGGACAGGGAGCTTGTCCGCCTCGCGTGGCTCCAACTTGAGTAGCCCCCCGCCATACGCTCTACCCACGACTTCTGCCCCCAAGAGAGTTACGCTATTCAAGCACGCAAGAGGTAGCAGGGACTTGCCAATCTCTTTGCGATCGTCCTTCAGCATCAAGCCGTACACAGAGTTGATAATCGTTGCTTTAGCGTTGTTCGCTATTAGCCTCGGTCGATCATGGTTCATATAGGTGAGCAGCAAATCCGGCGTGTCGACCAGTGGCACTCGCCACCACGGCTTCCGAACGCGACACTTGTAAGCTTTTGAAACATCGCGCTGCTCCCCCTCTTCGATGTACTTCTGCGCTTCGTAGGAAGGATTAGCGCCGGGGTAGAACAGATAGCCACGTTGTCCATCAGCACACAACGCCTTCCACGCTTTTGTCGAAAACTCCAACCCCTTAAGATGGCGGGAGCCGGGCGGAGAAATCCGCAAGAGTTCTTTGCTGCTGATGCCGTACCTGTTCGCCTCTTCTTCAGTCAACGTGAAGAAGGAATTGTTGCCCGTCACAGAACCAAGGTAGGCGCGTCCCCAAGACGAAAGAGGTTCGCAAACCTGTGAGGCCAGTGCATCGTACTCTTGGAAGGCATGTTGGGCCACGAGTGCTGGTGTCCACTTCCCACCGTTGGAGGGCACGAAGTCCGTCCAATCTTTGGCATCTTCGGCAAGTGAAGCAGCGTTGCGGGCTTGATGAAGTTGGAAGCTGTTTGCCCCCCCGCTGCCCTCAGCCAGCAGTAGCACAACATCTTCGAGAACTCCGGGGAATACTCGCTCCTCGAATGTCACAAGCCGGAGCGACGCAAATCGATTGAGCAAAAAACGCCTTACCTCAGCTGCATAGCCAACACTCAACAACTCGGCTGGAAGGACAAGCGCGAGCCGACCTTGTGGCTTCAGGTGCAGCGCGGCCTTGATCACGAACGCCGCCCACGAACTTGCAAGGCCCGAAAGCCTAACGCCTTGCGCAAGCGCCGCTTCTAGACTTTTGGCGCGCGCGGCTCCCGAAAACTCCTGATACCGCACGTAAGGTGGATTGCCGAGGACCACGTCATAGGCGATCTCCGGCGAATGCTCAAAAAAGTCGCCCACGGCTACGTCGGCGGTGAAGCCTTCGTTTGCAAGTATCTCGCGGGCCTGTACCGCCGACGTCTCATGCAGCTCCACACCTGACAACTTGCCTTCTGGCCGTGACGAGCCTTGGCTCACTTCACGCAAGGCTCTCCCGGCCGCGCGAAGAAATACGGCTTCACCGCAGGAAGGCTCAAGCACGTCATCCCCGGGGCTCCGGATGGACCACTGCGCCATGTATTCGGCGATCTCGGCGGGCGTGAAAAAGGCTCCTCGTGCCTTCTCTTCAATAGTTCCTGCCACCAATGTCTCCCCTGCATACGCGTGTCCGTGCTCCGTAGCTACCGAACACCCTGTCCGCAACGTGGCATGGCGAGAACAAGATGGCAACATGGGTTGAAGCTTCATTGTCTGGCTGAACGAATGTCGTAGCCGAAAATGCAACGCCTCGCTGCTTGAAGTTCCGCATTCCGTTGAGATTGGCTTGGCGTTAGCTGCTCGGGGCGGGACAAAGTGTTACACACCAAGTAATCTCGCACTCGGCGGCCATTGCCAATCAATGGCTTAGAAAATGGTAGCGGGTCCGGTACTCGCTCCCACCCTAGTCCACCGCATACCGCTCTACAGCCTCGCGCGTCTGCCGCAAAGTGAACCCCTCTTTCATGTACACCTGATTGGTCACGCCTTGCCGCTCATGCCCGATTATGAACTGGATACGCTCAAGGGGCACATCGGCCTGTCCTAAGCGCGTGGCGAAAGTGTGCCGCAATCCATGGAAAACATGCGCGTCGGACTTGATGCCAAGAGCTTGCATGAAGGTCCGGTTAAACCACTTGCTCAGCTTGTCGCCGTAGCCGTGCTTGGGGTGGT
Proteins encoded in this region:
- a CDS encoding HsdM family class I SAM-dependent methyltransferase — encoded protein: MAGTIEEKARGAFFTPAEIAEYMAQWSIRSPGDDVLEPSCGEAVFLRAAGRALREVSQGSSRPEGKLSGVELHETSAVQAREILANEGFTADVAVGDFFEHSPEIAYDVVLGNPPYVRYQEFSGAARAKSLEAALAQGVRLSGLASSWAAFVIKAALHLKPQGRLALVLPAELLSVGYAAEVRRFLLNRFASLRLVTFEERVFPGVLEDVVLLLAEGSGGANSFQLHQARNAASLAEDAKDWTDFVPSNGGKWTPALVAQHAFQEYDALASQVCEPLSSWGRAYLGSVTGNNSFFTLTEEEANRYGISSKELLRISPPGSRHLKGLEFSTKAWKALCADGQRGYLFYPGANPSYEAQKYIEEGEQRDVSKAYKCRVRKPWWRVPLVDTPDLLLTYMNHDRPRLIANNAKATIINSVYGLMLKDDRKEIGKSLLPLACLNSVTLLGAEVVGRAYGGGLLKLEPREADKLPVPSLEVVNEKKDRLQAIKPQLGSALRSGRLEEACMLVDPIVLEGVTDATLANLRQAREVLFNRRKVRGGNGQSR